GCCAATCCGTATGCGATTTCCAAGGCGGCGGCGGATTTATACTGCGGTTATCTGCATGCGGCGGGACTGCTCGATGTGGTGCGCGTGCGCCCGTTCAATCATTCCGGCCCCGGACAGTCCGATTCGTTCGTCTTGTCGAGTTTTGCTCGCCAGATCGCGCGGATTGAGGCCGGCAAGGAAGAGCCGGTGCTCCGTGTGGGCAATCTCGCGGCGCGCCGCGATTTCTCGCACGTATTGGATGTCGTCCGGGCGTATGAGGCCGTGGCTCTCGAGGGCGCGGGCGGCGAAGTCTACAATGTGTGCAGCGGCGTGTCGGTATCCATCCGCGAAGCGCTGGAAGCATTGCTGGGCATGGCCGCGGTTCCCATCCGCGTCGAGCAGGACGCCGGACGCATGCGGCCGGTGGATGTTCCCGAACTGTGGGGGACGCACGCGAAATTGACCGAACGAACCGGCTGGTCGCCTGAAATATCGTTCGCCGATCTGCTGGGCGATCTGCTGGAATACTGGCGGCGTGGCGAGCGTGCTTGAGCGGGCATCGTCAAACCTGATAGCCTTGTGCCAATGCCGCGCGATGCGTGAGGCTTGATTTTCGATGCGGCCTGCGGCCTGCAATTTTATGGGTTGATTGCTGCGAGTGAACAAGGTGGTGGTTCCGTCCAATAGAATCCGCAACCGATTGCTGTCGTTGGGGGCAATGTTGTTGTCAATGTTGCCCGGCGGACGACGTTCATCCACGCCGCGC
The window above is part of the Candidatus Hydrogenedentota bacterium genome. Proteins encoded here:
- a CDS encoding GDP-mannose 4,6-dehydratase produces the protein MNREALITGAGGFVGRFLRRRLAERGWTVRCCDVRVPEGEPGWFACDVSDSSNVDALTAWCGEKISHVFHLAAMTFVPETGRNPHRAFDVNLQGTVLLTDAVRRRFPSARFVFIGSAEVYGPPQSLPMDERHPINPANPYAISKAAADLYCGYLHAAGLLDVVRVRPFNHSGPGQSDSFVLSSFARQIARIEAGKEEPVLRVGNLAARRDFSHVLDVVRAYEAVALEGAGGEVYNVCSGVSVSIREALEALLGMAAVPIRVEQDAGRMRPVDVPELWGTHAKLTERTGWSPEISFADLLGDLLEYWRRGERA